Proteins encoded in a region of the Acidimicrobiia bacterium genome:
- a CDS encoding VOC family protein, which translates to MTEDTPAPDASLGLVLDCADPKALAPFWAAVLRYVTVGAVDNYTLLTPDGREGPNLLLQRVPEVKAGKNRMHLDLHVPDIEAEAARLVALGAQRLEASPSIEHGSTWIRMADPDGNEFCVCDHTDG; encoded by the coding sequence ATGACCGAAGACACGCCGGCACCGGACGCCTCACTCGGGCTCGTGCTCGACTGCGCCGATCCCAAGGCGCTCGCGCCGTTCTGGGCAGCTGTGCTGCGATACGTGACGGTTGGAGCGGTCGACAACTACACGTTGCTCACGCCCGACGGTCGCGAGGGGCCGAACCTCCTCCTCCAGCGCGTACCCGAGGTCAAGGCGGGAAAGAACCGGATGCACCTCGACCTGCACGTCCCCGACATCGAAGCCGAAGCGGCGCGCTTGGTGGCGTTGGGGGCCCAGCGACTCGAAGCCTCACCGTCGATCGAGCACGGGAGCACGTGGATCCGGATGGCCGACCCCGACGGCAACGAGTTCTGCGTCTGCGACCATACCGACGGGTGA
- a CDS encoding FAD-dependent oxidoreductase codes for MSRVDDELRAIADADRGQPRKSITIIGAGMAGLTAAVELEALGHSVRVLEASGETRGRAWTHHFGDGTYGEFGPMRVPEHHDYTPHSLARCGLELRRFVTSHENLSCFYDIRGVRTRMRDTRENLYPHFDLSPQQREDPIPPKMLARAVSDTMEGLTDASAPACARAASPVTGCARGPATA; via the coding sequence ATGAGTCGAGTGGACGACGAGCTGCGAGCGATCGCAGACGCTGACCGCGGCCAACCTCGCAAGAGCATCACGATCATCGGCGCGGGCATGGCCGGACTCACGGCCGCGGTGGAGCTCGAGGCGCTGGGCCACAGCGTCCGGGTGCTCGAAGCGAGCGGGGAGACCCGCGGGCGGGCGTGGACGCACCACTTCGGTGACGGAACGTACGGCGAGTTCGGCCCAATGCGCGTGCCGGAGCACCACGACTACACGCCTCACTCTCTCGCGCGCTGCGGCCTCGAGCTCCGGCGCTTCGTCACGTCGCACGAGAACCTGTCGTGCTTCTACGACATTCGTGGTGTTCGCACGCGCATGCGCGACACCCGGGAGAACCTCTATCCACACTTCGACCTGTCACCGCAGCAGCGCGAGGACCCGATCCCGCCGAAGATGCTGGCTCGCGCGGTCAGCGACACGATGGAGGGCCTCACTGACGCGAGCGCGCCAGCCTGCGCACGGGCAGCCTCGCCAGTCACCGGCTGCGCGAGAGGGCCAGCTACCGCCTGA
- a CDS encoding glucose 1-dehydrogenase yields MGRLDDKVAIVTGGARGQGEAEVRTFVEEGARVVFGDVLDDRGEKVAADVGDAAIYQHLDVTQPDEWDAIVASTIERFGRVDVLVNNAGILRVRMLDGHTLDDYMQIININQVGCFLGMRAVTPHMKKQRSGSIINTSSTSGFVGTMGLVAYTASKFAVRGMTKVAAMELGHFGIRVNSVHPGGINTEMLDQPEFANLDQGSAYIGQPIPRIGTPEEVAKMMVFLASEDSSFSTGSEFIIDGGYMTGPLIPGLADED; encoded by the coding sequence ATGGGAAGGCTCGACGACAAGGTCGCAATCGTCACCGGCGGTGCCCGGGGGCAGGGCGAAGCCGAGGTCCGAACCTTCGTGGAGGAGGGGGCGCGGGTCGTCTTCGGCGATGTGCTCGACGATCGCGGCGAGAAGGTTGCGGCCGACGTCGGCGATGCCGCGATCTATCAGCACCTCGACGTAACCCAGCCCGACGAATGGGACGCCATCGTCGCGTCCACCATCGAACGCTTCGGACGAGTCGACGTGCTGGTGAACAACGCGGGCATCCTGCGGGTGCGCATGCTCGACGGTCACACGCTCGACGACTACATGCAGATCATCAACATCAACCAGGTGGGTTGCTTCCTCGGCATGCGTGCGGTCACGCCACACATGAAGAAGCAGCGCAGTGGTTCCATCATCAACACGTCATCGACGTCGGGATTCGTCGGCACGATGGGCCTGGTGGCCTACACGGCCAGCAAGTTTGCAGTACGCGGCATGACCAAAGTCGCGGCGATGGAGCTCGGGCACTTCGGCATCCGGGTGAACTCGGTGCACCCCGGTGGGATCAACACCGAGATGCTCGACCAGCCCGAGTTCGCGAACCTCGACCAGGGTTCCGCCTACATCGGCCAACCGATCCCGCGCATCGGGACTCCGGAAGAGGTGGCCAAGATGATGGTGTTCCTGGCGTCGGAGGACAGCTCCTTCTCGACCGGGTCGGAGTTCATCATCGACGGCGGCTACATGACCGGGCCGTTGATCCCCGGGCTTGCCGACGAGGACTGA